From the Carassius gibelio isolate Cgi1373 ecotype wild population from Czech Republic chromosome B25, carGib1.2-hapl.c, whole genome shotgun sequence genome, one window contains:
- the adal gene encoding adenosine deaminase-like protein isoform X1: MDTEADLFYRQLPKVELHAHLNGSVSFETMETLIKRKPHLNIEHSMTAIHRGQRRSLDECFQVFKLIHQLVDSEEDILMVAKAVIQEFAADGVKYLELRSTPREVTETGLTKQRYIETVLEAIRQCKQEEVDIDVRFLVAVDRRHGPVVAMETVKLAEDFLLSSDGVVVGLDLSGDPTVGHGKDLLSALEKAKNCGLKLALHLSEVPSQRDESELLLDLPPDRIGHGTFLHPEFGGSDSLVDKVCKLKIPIEMCLTSNVKGQTVPSYDKHHFQYWYKRGHPCVLCTDDKGVFCTDLSQEYQLAASTFGLSQEAVWTLSRQAIGYTFAPEPIKQRLEKKWAELKQQILQ, encoded by the exons GAGTTACACGCACATCTTAATGGTTCTGTCAGTTTTGAAACGATGGAGACGCTTATAAAGCGCAAGCCTCATCTGAACATCGAGCACAGCATGACCGCCATCCACCGCGGACAGAGACGATCACTGGACGa GTGTTTTCAAGTGTTCAAATTGATTCATCAGCTGGTTGATTCAGAAGAGGACATATTAATG GTTGCCAAAGCAGTCATTCAGGAGTTTGCGGCAGATGGTGTAAAATATTTGGAGTTGCGTAGCACGCCACGGGAAGTGACTGAAACAG GTCTCACTAAACAAAGATACATCGAAACTGTGCTGGAAGCCATCCGGCAGTGTAAACAAGAGGAAGTTGACATTGATGTCAG GTTTCTCGTAGCCGTGGACCGCAGACACGGCCCCGTGGTTGCCATGGAGACTGTGAAGCTGGCAGAGGACTTCCTGCTTTCCAGCGATGGAGTGGTAGTTGGACTTGACCTCAGCGGAGACCCAACA GTTGGTCATGGAAAAGATTTGCTCTCTGCACTTGAAAAAGCCAAGAACTGCGGTCTGAAGCTGGCACTACATCTCTCAGAG GTTCCTTCTCAGAGGGATGAGTCTGAGCTGCTGTTGGACTTGCCTCCTGATAGAATCGGCCATGGAACCTTCCTGCACCCTGAGTTCGGCGGCTCTGACAGTCTTGTGGATAAAGTTTGCAAACTTAAAATTCCTATAG AGATGTGTCTGACCTCTAATGTCAAAGGTCAAACGGTGCCTTCATATGACAAGCATCACTTCCAGTACTGGTATAAGAGAGGACATCCATGTGTTCTCTGT ACGGATGATAAGGGTGTGTTTTGCACGGATCTGTCTCAGGAGTACCAGCTGGCTGCCTCCACCTTTGGCTTGAGCCAGGAGGCCGTGTGGACGCTCTCCCGGCAGGCCATTGGATACACCTTTGCTCCCGAGCCAATCAAACAGAGGCTGGAGAAGAAGTGGGCGGAGCTCAAACAGCAGATCCTCCAGTGA
- the adal gene encoding adenosine deaminase-like protein isoform X2, which produces MDTEADLFYRQLPKVELHAHLNGSVSFETMETLIKRKPHLNIEHSMTAIHRGQRRSLDECFQVFKLIHQLVDSEEDILMVAKAVIQEFAADGVKYLELRSTPREVTETGLTKQRYIETVLEAIRQCKQEEVDIDVRFLVAVDRRHGPVVAMETVKLAEDFLLSSDGVVVGLDLSGDPTVGHGKDLLSALEKAKNCGLKLALHLSEVPSQRDESELLLDLPPDRIGHGTFLHPEFGGSDSLVDKVCKLKIPIDTLSL; this is translated from the exons GAGTTACACGCACATCTTAATGGTTCTGTCAGTTTTGAAACGATGGAGACGCTTATAAAGCGCAAGCCTCATCTGAACATCGAGCACAGCATGACCGCCATCCACCGCGGACAGAGACGATCACTGGACGa GTGTTTTCAAGTGTTCAAATTGATTCATCAGCTGGTTGATTCAGAAGAGGACATATTAATG GTTGCCAAAGCAGTCATTCAGGAGTTTGCGGCAGATGGTGTAAAATATTTGGAGTTGCGTAGCACGCCACGGGAAGTGACTGAAACAG GTCTCACTAAACAAAGATACATCGAAACTGTGCTGGAAGCCATCCGGCAGTGTAAACAAGAGGAAGTTGACATTGATGTCAG GTTTCTCGTAGCCGTGGACCGCAGACACGGCCCCGTGGTTGCCATGGAGACTGTGAAGCTGGCAGAGGACTTCCTGCTTTCCAGCGATGGAGTGGTAGTTGGACTTGACCTCAGCGGAGACCCAACA GTTGGTCATGGAAAAGATTTGCTCTCTGCACTTGAAAAAGCCAAGAACTGCGGTCTGAAGCTGGCACTACATCTCTCAGAG GTTCCTTCTCAGAGGGATGAGTCTGAGCTGCTGTTGGACTTGCCTCCTGATAGAATCGGCCATGGAACCTTCCTGCACCCTGAGTTCGGCGGCTCTGACAGTCTTGTGGATAAAGTTTGCAAACTTAAAATTCCTATAG ACACTTTATCCCTCTAA